In the genome of Planctomyces sp. SH-PL62, the window CTGAGCTTGTCGATGGGGGCCACGCCCGAGATCGGGCCGGTCTTCAGGGCGGCGAAGTAGAAAAGCCAGGAGAGCCCGGTCGCGACCCCCGAGAGGACCAGGGCCGTCCAGTCGCGGGCGGTGAGCGCGCCGAGGCCGCGCAGCTCGCCCCGCGCCAGGACCAGGACCGTCGCGAAGGCGACCACGACGAGGGTGCGGATGAGGGTCGCCAGGTTCGACGGGACCTGGCTCACGCCGATCTTCGCGAGCAGCGCCGTGAGCCCGGCGAAGACGGCCGACAGCGCGGCGCAGGCGGGCCAGTTCAGGTCCATCATCGCGAAGGACTCCGGCAGGGTCGGGCGGGCTTCACTTCAAGGGGGACGAGGGCCGGAAGTCGACGACCCGGACGTCTTGCACCACGATCAGGCCGCCGTCGACCATCTCTTTCAGGATCGGGAGGATCGCGTCGATCCGCTCGGGCCGGTCGACGATCTCGACCTTCTCGGGCACGTCCTCGGAAAGGCCGAGGAGGTGGGCGCGGTGGATGACGGAGGTGCGGCCGAACCCCATCACGCCGAGGCTCGCCGTGGCGCCGGCCAGGCCCAGCTCGCGGCACCGCATGACGATCGCCGAGGCCAGGTTGCGGCCCCGCCACAGATCCGAGCTGCCGAGGTAGAGGGTCACGCGCCGCGCTTCGCCTTCGAGCGTCATCGACGAGACTCCGGGGAGCGGAGAGACGGCGGCGGGACTTCCGACGCCCGCGACGCCGGCATGGGATGCATAAACGACGACCCGGACCGGCTCGACCGTGACGAGCCCGGCGGGCTCCATCGCGGAGAGGTCGCCGAGCAGGGAGTCGACGCGGTCGGCCCCGTCGACCACCTCGACGGCGACCGGCACGTCGAGGCCCTGATACTCGCTGCGGGCGTCGTGGATCCGGCGGCGGGCGCCGTAGCTGAGGTCCACGAGGAAAACCGAGGCCCCCGCCACTTGCCGCGAACGGGCCGTCTCGACGACGGCCCGGTAGACGGGCCGACCGCGCCATCGCCGGCTCGCGTTCAGGAGGAGCCGCAGGAGTACGGCGTCCGGCGGGATCAAGATCCCTCCTCGTCCACGGTCGCGGTCGCGTCGTTCGCGCCCTGCTCGAACGCCGCCGACCGGGGGGCGTCGGCGCTCGCCTGAGAGGCCCCGTAAGAGGGGAAGAGGTCTCGGGCCAGGATGATGCCCAGGAACGCGGCCAGGAATCCGGTCGCGACGCTCCCCGCCATGTTGAACGCCGCCGCGCCGCGCTCGCCGCGCTGCCAGAGCGTGACCGATTCGAACGCGAAGGTGGAGAAGGTCGTGTAGCCGCCGAGGAAGCCGGTCAGGATCGCCAGCCGGGCGTGGGGATGCGGCAGCCAGTGCGTCAGCGCGGTGGTGAGGAAGCCGATGGCGAACGAGCCGCTCGCGTTGATGACGAAGGTCCCCCAGTGCGAGGCGACCCACCGGCTCAGGCCCACGCCCACCCAGTAGCGGGCGTTGACGCCCAGCATCCCCCCCAGCGACAACACCAGGACACGGCTCCAGACTTCCACGGCGCGGCTCCCGACGATCGTTGCGAGAGGGTGAGGAACGAGGCGAGGCGAGGCGGGGTTCGGGCCGCTCGCCGATCAGTCAGGGGCGCTCGGGCTTCTCGAAGTGCTGATAATCGGTGGGGCTGGGGGACTTCCAGTCGCCGGCCCAGGTCCAGCCGC includes:
- a CDS encoding fluoride efflux transporter FluC, with translation MEVWSRVLVLSLGGMLGVNARYWVGVGLSRWVASHWGTFVINASGSFAIGFLTTALTHWLPHPHARLAILTGFLGGYTTFSTFAFESVTLWQRGERGAAAFNMAGSVATGFLAAFLGIILARDLFPSYGASQASADAPRSAAFEQGANDATATVDEEGS
- a CDS encoding DUF190 domain-containing protein, with product MIPPDAVLLRLLLNASRRWRGRPVYRAVVETARSRQVAGASVFLVDLSYGARRRIHDARSEYQGLDVPVAVEVVDGADRVDSLLGDLSAMEPAGLVTVEPVRVVVYASHAGVAGVGSPAAVSPLPGVSSMTLEGEARRVTLYLGSSDLWRGRNLASAIVMRCRELGLAGATASLGVMGFGRTSVIHRAHLLGLSEDVPEKVEIVDRPERIDAILPILKEMVDGGLIVVQDVRVVDFRPSSPLK
- a CDS encoding EamA family transporter — protein: MMDLNWPACAALSAVFAGLTALLAKIGVSQVPSNLATLIRTLVVVAFATVLVLARGELRGLGALTARDWTALVLSGVATGLSWLFYFAALKTGPISGVAPIDKLSFVIAMSLGFLILREPIKPLTLLGAALIVVGVLLTLPTIQESLKRAFG